The genomic segment TGGAGGGCCACGCGGCGATGGACATGTCCGTGCAACGAGAAGGCTCGTTCGCGAACCGACTGCTGTCCCGTGAGGGCTTCACCTCCACGAGCCACGTCTTCGTCATGGAATGGGCGGCGATCCTGCGCGACCTGGTCATCGGCCTGCTCATCGCCGGGGCCATCGCCGCCTGGGTGCCCGACTCGTTCTGGCGCGCGTTCTTCTTCGACGGCCACCCGCTCGCGTCCAAACTGTGGGGACCGATCATCGGCCCACTGGTCGCCATCGCCTCGTTCGTCTGCTCCATCGGCAACGTGCCGCTGGCCGTCGTGCTGTGGAAGGGCGGCATCAGCTTCGGCGGCGTCGTCGCGTTCATCTTCGCCGACCTGCTGATCCTGCCGATCCTCAACATCTACCGGAAGTACTACGGGGCGAAAATGGCGCTGTTCCTGCTCGGCACCTTCTACGTCGCCACCGTCATCGCCGGGTACATCGTGGAGTTCACCTTCGGCGGCCTGGGCCTCATCCCCGACCAGGCCGATGCCAAGGTGCCCATGGAAGGCGTCTCCTGGAACTACACCACTTTCCTCAACATCGCTTTCCTCCTCCTGGCCGCCGCCCTCGTCATCCGGTTCCTGCGCACCGGCGGACGCGACATGCTCCGCATGATGGGTGGCACACCCAACACCAGCGACAACCACCACCGGCACGATGACAACCACCCCCAGGGACCGAACAGCGGGAACCACCAGGGACACGCCGACCATGGCTGACCTCTCCCCGACATCTCCACCGGGGGGTGGAGCCCAGCAATCCACCCCCGGGCCGATCCCCGCGCTGTCCCGGCGGTGCTCAACTGGGCCCATGGCCCATACGCTGCCGCGCGTCCTGCCCAGCCCGGACGGCAAACCGCTGCCACCGAGGGACACAGCGGATGCCTTCCGCACCTTCGCCCGTGACCTGGCCGCCGGCCGGCGCCCCTGGACCGCAGCAGAAGCCGGCTTTCTCGGCGGACTGTTCGACCAGCTCGCCGCAGACTGGGACAGCGCCCAAGCCACTGGCCGCGACGACCCGCTGCGCGATGCCCTAACCCGCGGCGGACCCCTTCCGAACGGCACCTGCCTGGAAGTCGGCTCCGGCACCGGCCAGTTCACCCCGCTCCTCGCAACCGCCTTCCCGACTGTGCTCAGCCTCGACCTGTCCGAGCAGATGCTCCACCAGGCCGCCGACCGCTCTCCCACCCGCGTTCGCGCCGACGCCAGCGCACTGCCCGTTCCCGACGCGTCGATCGCTGCCATCGCCGCCATCGACATGCTCCTGTTCCCCACCGAAATCGCCCGGGTACTAGCCCCGGACGGCGTGCTGCGGTGGATCAACCAACTTGGCCCGGAAGGACCGTTGTACGTACCCTCTGAAGACGTGGCCGCCGCCATCCCTGGGCAATGGCACACCATCGAGGCCACCGCTGGCTGGGGCAGCTGGGCCGTCATCCGACGCATCACGTGACAACCAAAGGGGAACGGCCTCCCATCTGGGGCAAGTGGCGGTCGAAACGGCTGGATGCCCAGCGGACCTGCGGCGGAGGCGGTCAACCCGGTGGCATTCGTGCAATAGGACGCGGCAGCGTTGATGCCTGGGGCACCGGGTTGAGCGGGGTGCGAATTGGTTGTCTTACAGACGCCCATGCCATTCGGGGTGCGGTTGTGCTTGCGAGCTGCCGCCGGGAGTCGACCTATGCGGCCTCAGGAGTAGCACCAGGGTGAGGTGCTCGGTGATGCAACGCGGGCTGCAGACGTCTGCGGGGCAGCGGACGAAAAGCTGATGTACCGGGAGTATGGTCTTCCTGATCTTCGCCCCGGAATCGCCCCTGGTCAGGGCCTCCACGTTTGCGCAACCAGGCAGCGCGTTCGTCGCACTGGGTCTACCAGGGCATCCGTGGCCGGCCTGGTGGATCGTCACCGCGGGCGCGTTGCTGGGAGTGGGGGTCCACTTGGGGGATGTACTACCGGACACCCGCGGAGACCTGGCGACGGGCGTACGCGGGTGGCCGCACGTGTTGGGGCCCGACGGCGCGCGGCTGCTCTTGCCAGTGCCACTGGTGGCCGCGTCAGCTGTCCTGGTGCTGGGGCCCGCGGGGCCATACGGCGCGTGGGGGGTGGCGGGGCTGGTGGTGGCCGGCCTGGTCGCGGTGGCGGGAACGGTGCTGGGTCGCCGCCGGGAGCAGGCGGCGTTCGCGGCGGCGGTGGACGTGGCGTTGTTGCTGCTGCGCGGCACCGGGATCGCTTGAACGGGCCGCACAGCAGAGCTGCCGATGCAGGCTTCCCGGTTGCCGAGGTACAAGGGCGATCGGCGCCCACGGGATCACTGACCGTGATGGATCGGCGCGCGCAGTGGTGGAGGCGAGCGGCCGGGGTCAGGCTGAGAAGTACACCGACCCAGGCCCGACCAGCGAGGTGGCTGAACGATGATCCACATTGGGGATATCCGCGAGTGGCGCACACACGATGTTGTCGACCTCGGCGGTCACAAAATCGGTACGTTCGAAGCCGTCTACGTGGACACCAGCACCGATGAGCCCGCGATGGTCACCGTCCAAGTCGGGCTGCCCACCCGGCACCGCCTGGTCTTCGTTCCGCTGGACGGCGCGATCGTCGGGCCGGGCTATGTGAAAGTCGTCTACGACAAGGCAGTGGTGAAGCGGTGCCCGGCGATCGGCACGGACGACGTGCTGCCCGCCGAGGATGAGGCAGCCATCTTCGAGCACTACGGCATCGCATACCAGCCCGGTGCCAACGGCGAGCGGCAGCTCGCCCGTCGCTGAGCGCCCGCACCGACCAAGGAGGCATCCGCTCTATGGTTCTTTTTCTGCTCCTGGTCATCGCGGCGATCGTGCTGGGCGTCATCGGCGTCCTCGCCCACGGGCTGTTCTACCTGCTGATCATCGCCATCACACTGTTCATCGCCGACGTGGTGTTCCTCGCCGTGTACTGGCGCCGCTCCGGCCGGCGGCCCGTGCGCTGACCCGCGCCACGGCCCCTCGTTGCGCTGCGGTCCTCATCGCTTGAATCGGAGGCCCGGGCCTCCGCCGGGGACGCGGCACGGAAACGGGGCATTCGACGGCCCGGTTCCCGTGCGGGCTGACACCTGGTCCCGACGGTGCAGGGGCTCGGGGGGACTGGCGTCAGCCGTTATTGTACCCCCTGTGGCCGCCCCTTGCGTCCTTGTTGTCGTCATCGTCGTGGTGCTTGACGATGTTTTGGGAGGTGTTGCCGAACGTGGGGTTGAGGAGCCCGATGACGTTGAGGGTGTTGCTGCACATGTGATCGGCATGTGGACAGGGACCCGCAAGAGGTTGCCCGAAAGAACGCTCGGCGAGCCGACGGCTCCAACGTGGGCGTCGGCGTCGATACCGGCACGGGCGGCCGGTCAACCTCGCAGGTCATCCCTGAAGCGGCGGAGAAGCCAGGCATCGAAGCAAGCGTCATCCAGGGGATCGAACGCTCTCCTACTTGAGGCTGTTGAGCGCGGTTTCGGCGTAGTGGGGCCAGCGGGCGGCGTGGGCGATGGGGAGAGCAACCCAGTCCTTAAAAGGCTTCTCTTTGCCAGACGGATCGAACAGCTCGGCACCGGGCAGGGCGAGTGCTTCGGCGTGTGCCGGGGTCCCCTGGCCGAGCTTGAAAGCGAGGGCATCGGCCTTGAGACAGGCAAATGCCTTTCCCTCGGCGGTGAGGGCGCGCTTGCCGAACAGCGTGCCGGCTGCGGCACCGCGAGGTGCGAGGTCAGTGGCAAGGTCGTCGAACAGCGTGTCAGGATTCATGGGAAGTCCTTACCAACGAGCGGACCGGATGAGTCACGCGCAGGAGCGCACTGTACGCCGCGGCTATGTCACGGAGATCGTGAAGTGGTTGTGCCGCAGGCAATAGCGAAGCGGTCGCCTCCAGGCACCCCGTCTTGCCTGTCATCTCCCGTAACGGCTCGCCAGCCAGCGGCCGGGGCCACCTTGTCCATGGCCGGCCTGACGCCCAATGTCGCCAAGATCTTCCGTCTCACCGGCCTGGACAGGTCTTCCCCATCCACACCTCTGTGGCTGATGCCCTGACCGGCCGACCAGACTGACGTTCAACGGTGTTCAGGGTGGGATGTACGCCCGCTCCACAGGCCCGGCCTCGCGCATCGGACGCCGGGCGGGGGGCAGACGAGACAGCAGGGCGCGGGCAACGCGACCACTCGTCAGGGAGACCCTTGTGATGTCGTCGCGCGCACACGGTCGGAGCCGAGCCTCGCGGCCTTCAACCCGGCGCTCCGTTGAGAAGGACACGTTGACCACCGCGGGGCGTGCGGGCTTTGTCGCACGGGGCATCGTGTATGTCCTCATCGGCGTGCTGGCGGTGCGGATCGCCTTCGGGCACGGCGGCGGTGAGCAGGCCGACCGCCAGGGGGCACTGCACCAGATAGCGGCACAGCCCTTCGGGACGGTGATGCTGTGGGCGCTGGTGGTCGGGTTCGCCTGTATGGCGATCTGGCGGGCTGCTCGGGCTTTGCTGGCCAGGGGCCCTCATCGGAAGGTGGGGTCACGGCTGTTGGACGGTGGTCGGGCGGTGTTCTACGCCTCGGTCTGCTGGGGTATAGCCACCTATGCCGCCGGCAGTGGCGAGTCGTCCGGTGGTAACGCGCAGTCGCAGGACTGGACGGCGTCGGCGCTGAAGATGGCGGGCGGCCGGATCCTGGTGGGTCTCGCGGGCCTCGCCCTGATCGGAGTCGGAACGGTGCTCGCCGTACGGGCGGCGCAGCGTCGGTTCCTCAAGCAGTTGAACACCGGCGTGATGAGCCGCCGCACCCGGGAGGTCGTCACCGGGCTGGGTGTAGCCGGAGGCGTGGCGCGCGGAACCGTGTTCGCCACGGCCGGGATCTTCGTCCTGGTAGCGGCCGTCCGCTTCGACCCGCATCAGGCCAAGGGTATGGACGCGACGCTTCGCAGCTTCACCGATACCCCGGCGGGCCCCTGGCTCCTGGCCCTCATCGCGGTCGGATTGATCCTCTTCGGCGTCTTCTCCTTCGCCTCAGCGCGCTGGCGCCGCCTCTGAGCGGCGACGTCGGCCACTGTCGGAGGGAATGAGCCCGAAATGCGGTGACCCTGAACCATGAGCGTCGGTCCAGGGCGCGAGGCGCCCTTCGAGTTTAATTGGACTCCGATTCCATTCGATCACCAGCTGATCCTCGGGCGATGAAGAGGGCGTAAATATGACGCGGAGCCGTGCCGATGCCCGGGTCAGGCATCCCCGGCATGAACGGCGTGGGGAGGCCCGGCTGCCCGCTGTGATCGCGACGCTCGTGGCGATCGGGCTCTACCAGGTCCTGCCGCAGCAATTGCTGATCGCA from the Streptomyces sp. RKAG293 genome contains:
- a CDS encoding PRC-barrel domain-containing protein; protein product: MIHIGDIREWRTHDVVDLGGHKIGTFEAVYVDTSTDEPAMVTVQVGLPTRHRLVFVPLDGAIVGPGYVKVVYDKAVVKRCPAIGTDDVLPAEDEAAIFEHYGIAYQPGANGERQLARR
- a CDS encoding class I SAM-dependent methyltransferase, producing MAHTLPRVLPSPDGKPLPPRDTADAFRTFARDLAAGRRPWTAAEAGFLGGLFDQLAADWDSAQATGRDDPLRDALTRGGPLPNGTCLEVGSGTGQFTPLLATAFPTVLSLDLSEQMLHQAADRSPTRVRADASALPVPDASIAAIAAIDMLLFPTEIARVLAPDGVLRWINQLGPEGPLYVPSEDVAAAIPGQWHTIEATAGWGSWAVIRRIT
- a CDS encoding permease, yielding MVHALLHALSIAGSMTWEITWALILGFALSAVVQAVVRKSTVASLLGDDRPRTLAIAAGLGAASSSCSYAAVALARSLFRKGANFTAAMAFEIASTNLVVELGVILALLMGWQFTAAEFVGGPIMIVVLAVLFRLFLRDKLLRPAREQAERGIAGSMEGHAAMDMSVQREGSFANRLLSREGFTSTSHVFVMEWAAILRDLVIGLLIAGAIAAWVPDSFWRAFFFDGHPLASKLWGPIIGPLVAIASFVCSIGNVPLAVVLWKGGISFGGVVAFIFADLLILPILNIYRKYYGAKMALFLLGTFYVATVIAGYIVEFTFGGLGLIPDQADAKVPMEGVSWNYTTFLNIAFLLLAAALVIRFLRTGGRDMLRMMGGTPNTSDNHHRHDDNHPQGPNSGNHQGHADHG
- a CDS encoding DUF1206 domain-containing protein codes for the protein MSSRAHGRSRASRPSTRRSVEKDTLTTAGRAGFVARGIVYVLIGVLAVRIAFGHGGGEQADRQGALHQIAAQPFGTVMLWALVVGFACMAIWRAARALLARGPHRKVGSRLLDGGRAVFYASVCWGIATYAAGSGESSGGNAQSQDWTASALKMAGGRILVGLAGLALIGVGTVLAVRAAQRRFLKQLNTGVMSRRTREVVTGLGVAGGVARGTVFATAGIFVLVAAVRFDPHQAKGMDATLRSFTDTPAGPWLLALIAVGLILFGVFSFASARWRRL